A window of Bacillus sp. E(2018) contains these coding sequences:
- the yhfH gene encoding protein YhfH, translating to MKNYLELHRNIPKKTCSECGCVIEEQHESYLYECERCMGKHER from the coding sequence AAAATTACTTGGAGCTTCACCGTAATATCCCTAAGAAGACGTGTTCGGAATGTGGATGTGTAATCGAGGAACAACATGAATCCTATCTTTATGAGTGCGAGCGCTGCATGGGAAAACACGAGAGGTAA
- the aceB gene encoding malate synthase A, with product MTIETTNLQVLGDISPAYEKILTPGSLLFLKSLHLHFNNTRKELLKQRNARQREIDAGIMPTFLPETEHIRNSDWTISPLPQDLQDRRVEITGPVDRKMVINALNSGAKLFMADLEDSNSPTWENTIDGQINLKDAVNRSISFDNGNGKTYTLNEKTATLIVRPRGWHLEEKHIVVDNEPMSGSLVDFGLYFYHNAKTLIENGSGPYFYLPKMESHKEARLWNDVFIYAQEQLGIPRGTVKATVLIETIVAAFEMDEILYELREHSAGVNCGRWDYIFSYIKKFRNQPHVILPDRSLVTMTVPFMRSYSLLAIKTCHKRNAPAIGGMAAQIPIKNDEAANAAAFEKVRADKEREASDGHDGTWVAHPGLVPVALEVFDRIMPTPNQINRKREDVVVTADDLVAVPEGEITEEGLRVNISIGIQYIASWLRGKGAAPINHLMEDAATAEISRAQVWQWIRHPKGILRDGRKVTFELVEELKLQEVQKLRQGMNEESFNSGRFMEAVALFDELIRNDEFQDFLTNRGYEVL from the coding sequence GTGACGATTGAAACTACTAATCTACAAGTGTTAGGAGACATATCCCCAGCGTATGAAAAAATATTAACACCAGGTAGCCTTCTTTTCTTAAAATCATTGCATCTTCACTTTAACAACACCCGTAAAGAACTTCTGAAACAACGTAACGCCCGGCAACGTGAAATTGATGCTGGGATCATGCCCACTTTTTTACCGGAAACCGAACATATCCGTAACAGTGATTGGACCATCTCACCGCTTCCCCAAGATCTTCAAGACCGACGAGTAGAGATCACAGGTCCTGTTGACCGCAAGATGGTGATCAACGCGCTGAACTCAGGAGCTAAGCTTTTTATGGCCGATCTTGAAGATTCCAACTCTCCTACTTGGGAGAACACGATAGATGGCCAGATCAACTTAAAGGATGCCGTTAACCGCTCCATTTCTTTTGATAATGGAAACGGAAAAACGTATACATTGAACGAAAAAACCGCCACACTCATCGTACGTCCTCGTGGCTGGCATCTTGAAGAAAAACATATTGTCGTCGACAACGAACCGATGTCTGGTAGCTTAGTAGATTTTGGCCTTTATTTTTACCACAATGCAAAGACACTGATCGAAAATGGGTCTGGACCGTATTTCTATCTTCCCAAAATGGAAAGTCATAAAGAAGCTCGCCTTTGGAATGATGTGTTTATTTACGCGCAAGAACAGCTTGGTATTCCAAGAGGTACAGTTAAAGCAACTGTACTAATCGAGACCATTGTTGCGGCCTTTGAGATGGACGAAATTTTATATGAACTTCGTGAACATTCCGCAGGCGTTAACTGTGGCAGATGGGATTATATATTCAGCTATATTAAGAAGTTTCGTAATCAGCCACACGTCATTCTTCCTGATCGTTCGCTCGTTACGATGACTGTTCCGTTCATGAGATCCTATTCTCTCTTGGCGATAAAAACGTGCCATAAACGAAACGCTCCTGCAATCGGTGGTATGGCTGCTCAGATTCCAATTAAAAACGATGAAGCTGCGAATGCCGCTGCTTTTGAAAAAGTGCGTGCTGACAAAGAGCGCGAGGCTTCTGACGGTCATGACGGGACATGGGTTGCCCATCCGGGACTCGTGCCTGTTGCTTTGGAAGTATTCGACCGCATCATGCCAACACCTAATCAGATCAATCGAAAACGTGAAGATGTAGTCGTAACGGCAGATGATTTAGTGGCTGTACCAGAAGGCGAAATCACAGAAGAAGGTTTGCGCGTCAACATTAGCATAGGCATCCAATACATCGCTTCTTGGCTGAGAGGTAAAGGAGCTGCACCAATTAACCATCTCATGGAGGATGCAGCTACGGCAGAAATCTCACGTGCCCAAGTATGGCAATGGATTAGACACCCTAAAGGTATTTTACGTGACGGCCGCAAAGTGACATTCGAGCTGGTAGAGGAACTAAAGTTGCAGGAAGTTCAAAAGTTGAGACAAGGAATGAATGAGGAGTCATTCAATTCTGGCCGTTTTATGGAAGCAGTTGCGTTGTTTGATGAGCTGATTCGCAATGATGAGTTTCAAGATTTCTTGACCAATCGTGGTTATGAGGTTTTATAA